In the Elusimicrobiota bacterium genome, one interval contains:
- the yedK gene encoding putative SOS response-associated peptidase YedK: MIDVLRKRFLFEGPDIDLLPDYNIAPTDLACVVVQEGDKRFLKRMMFGLIPHWAKDPKIGLHCLNARAETVAEKPSFRDSFKNKRCLVLTDGFFEWAREGKKKTPYRVMMKDHAPYAMAGLWDRWKRPDGKEFETFSIVTTEPNQLVATIHDRMPVILGQENENLWLAPYVNDTKTVMPLLKSYAPDVMEMVAVSSAMNSSKNKSAECIQSLQP; encoded by the coding sequence TTGATTGATGTCCTTCGAAAACGATTTCTTTTCGAAGGCCCTGACATTGATTTGCTCCCCGACTACAACATCGCGCCCACCGACCTCGCCTGTGTCGTCGTCCAAGAAGGCGACAAACGTTTTCTCAAACGAATGATGTTCGGCCTCATCCCGCACTGGGCGAAAGACCCCAAAATCGGCCTCCATTGTTTAAACGCGCGCGCGGAAACAGTGGCCGAAAAGCCATCGTTCCGGGACTCCTTTAAAAATAAGCGGTGCTTAGTGCTAACGGACGGTTTTTTTGAGTGGGCGCGCGAGGGAAAGAAAAAAACTCCCTACCGCGTGATGATGAAAGATCACGCGCCATACGCGATGGCGGGGCTTTGGGACCGATGGAAGCGGCCAGACGGGAAGGAATTTGAGACGTTTTCAATCGTGACGACGGAACCCAATCAACTGGTCGCCACAATCCATGACAGGATGCCGGTAATTTTGGGGCAGGAGAATGAGAACCTGTGGCTCGCGCCTTACGTCAACGATACAAAAACGGTCATGCCTCTTCTGAAATCCTACGCGCCGGATGTTATGGAGATGGTCGCCGTCTCCTCAGCGATGAATTCCTCCAAAAATAAATCAGCGGAATGCATACAATCTCTTCAACCATGA
- the xerC_4 gene encoding Tyrosine recombinase XerC, whose translation MAVTLRKRGNSYSAYWREGGKVVEKALGTDGRMAKIKVGELEKQIRDKRSGVDREITWEDYKEKYLTFITPDHAKDTVIRAKSVLNNFDRAMKIRRLTDLTPEVLEEFKGIRKNMGIMGTTINRELVTLKTMMKKAAEWGYASTNIWGVRKMPEVKRHPVFFTMEEIDKLIAAADPFWRVVLHLGLYAGLRLGEMLNLRWVDVDFQRRRLKVAPNEQWNPKDREAREIPFHPDLLDCLKAWEKVSPGQTNVVPWNSKPNILSVNFSRLRKRAGIKRGSLHTLRHSFASHLAIQGVDMNRIRSMMGHSSIVTTQIYAHLLPSSSDTAVTKIPSMKERQNGHHTLPLAAGTQNTPEPAPAPTNQTNSYQTNADSNKMAECAAASPALV comes from the coding sequence ATGGCTGTCACATTAAGGAAACGAGGGAATTCCTACTCCGCTTATTGGCGGGAGGGTGGGAAGGTGGTGGAAAAAGCGCTTGGCACAGACGGGCGCATGGCCAAAATCAAAGTCGGAGAACTTGAAAAACAGATTCGAGATAAAAGAAGCGGCGTCGACCGGGAAATAACCTGGGAAGATTACAAAGAAAAATATCTCACCTTCATCACGCCTGACCACGCCAAGGACACGGTCATTCGGGCCAAATCCGTCCTGAATAATTTTGACCGCGCCATGAAAATACGCCGGCTCACGGATTTGACGCCGGAGGTATTGGAAGAGTTCAAAGGGATCCGAAAAAACATGGGCATCATGGGCACCACAATCAATCGCGAGTTGGTCACTCTCAAGACCATGATGAAAAAAGCCGCCGAGTGGGGTTACGCCTCCACGAATATCTGGGGCGTCCGGAAAATGCCGGAGGTGAAGCGCCATCCTGTGTTCTTCACGATGGAGGAAATCGACAAACTGATCGCCGCCGCCGACCCGTTCTGGCGGGTGGTTCTTCATTTGGGCCTATATGCGGGACTTCGCTTGGGCGAAATGCTCAACCTTCGCTGGGTTGACGTTGATTTTCAAAGGCGGCGACTCAAGGTCGCCCCCAACGAACAATGGAACCCCAAAGACCGCGAGGCGCGCGAGATCCCATTTCACCCGGACCTCTTGGATTGCCTCAAAGCGTGGGAAAAGGTTTCCCCAGGGCAAACGAACGTTGTTCCGTGGAACTCTAAACCGAACATCCTTTCGGTCAATTTTTCAAGGCTGAGAAAACGCGCGGGCATCAAACGGGGGTCGCTCCATACATTGAGACATTCGTTCGCGTCGCATTTGGCGATCCAAGGCGTCGACATGAACCGCATCCGTTCCATGATGGGTCATTCCTCCATCGTCACCACGCAAATTTACGCGCACCTGCTGCCGTCCAGCAGCGACACCGCCGTCACGAAAATCCCGTCGATGAAAGAGCGCCAAAATGGTCACCACACCCTGCCCTTGGCGGCCGGCACTCAAAACACACCGGAGCCCGCGCCAGCTCCCACAAATCAAACCAATTCGTATCAAACAAACGCGGATTCAAATAAAATGGCGGAATGTGCAGCCGCTTCTCCCGCGTTAGTTTGA